A portion of the Candidatus Cloacimonas sp. genome contains these proteins:
- the rpsI gene encoding 30S ribosomal protein S9 — MQTFDAVGRRKNAVARVRLTPGTGKRIINSIQMKKYLQRETLEMIVEQPLQTVGLSENFDVYANVYGGGLSGQAGAIRHGISRALIEYDANLRPMLKTRGFLTRDPRMVERKKSGRPKARKRFQFSKR; from the coding sequence ATGCAGACCTTTGATGCAGTTGGAAGAAGAAAAAATGCCGTTGCCAGAGTGCGTCTTACTCCTGGCACGGGAAAACGCATTATTAACAGTATTCAGATGAAGAAATATCTGCAGCGGGAAACCCTGGAAATGATTGTAGAGCAGCCCTTACAGACAGTTGGCTTATCCGAAAACTTTGATGTTTATGCCAATGTTTACGGTGGTGGCTTAAGTGGTCAGGCAGGAGCTATTCGGCATGGTATTTCTCGTGCTCTGATAGAATATGATGCGAATTTGCGTCCAATGTTGAAAACCCGTGGTTTCTTAACGCGTGATCCCCGAATGGTGGAACGCAAAAAATCCGGTCGTCCCAAAGCCAGAAAGAGATTCCAATTCTCTAAGCGTTAA